The following proteins are encoded in a genomic region of uncultured Vibrio sp.:
- the aroA gene encoding 3-phosphoshikimate 1-carboxyvinyltransferase — protein sequence MESLTLQPINKIQGEVNLPGSKSVSNRALLLAALAKGTTRLTNLLDSDDIRHMLNALTTLGVQYQLSEDKTECVVEGLGQPFSVSEPVELFLGNAGTAMRPLAAALCLGEGEYVLTGEPRMKERPIGHLVTALQDAGADIEYLENENYPPLKIVGTGLKSGTVSIDGSISSQFLTAFLMSAPLAEGEVRINIEGDLVSKPYIDITLHIMKQFGVNVINNDYQEFVIPAGQHYVAPGDFLVEGDASSASYFLAAAAIKGGEVKVTGIGKNSIQGDIQFADALEKMGAEIEWGDDYVIARAGKLKGIDMDYNHIPDAAMTIATTALFAEGTTAIRNVYNWRVKETDRLAAMATELRKVGAEVEEGEDYIIVKPVPQLKHAAIDTYDDHRMAMCFSLVALSDTPVTINDPKCTSKTFPDYFDKLKSLSC from the coding sequence ATGGAAAGCCTAACGTTACAACCAATCAATAAAATCCAAGGGGAAGTTAACCTTCCAGGATCAAAAAGCGTCTCTAACCGAGCTCTTTTGCTCGCCGCTTTAGCAAAAGGCACGACTCGCCTGACCAACCTTCTTGATAGTGACGACATTCGTCATATGCTCAACGCGCTTACCACGCTTGGTGTTCAATATCAGTTGTCTGAAGACAAAACCGAGTGTGTTGTGGAAGGGCTTGGCCAACCATTCTCAGTGTCAGAGCCTGTAGAGCTGTTTTTAGGCAATGCAGGCACGGCAATGCGCCCACTAGCGGCTGCGCTTTGCCTTGGTGAAGGTGAGTATGTTTTGACTGGTGAGCCTCGTATGAAAGAGCGCCCAATTGGTCACCTCGTTACTGCATTACAAGATGCTGGTGCAGATATCGAATACCTCGAAAATGAAAACTACCCGCCATTGAAAATAGTGGGAACGGGTTTGAAGTCGGGTACGGTATCGATTGATGGTTCCATTTCGAGTCAATTTTTAACCGCTTTTCTTATGTCTGCGCCACTCGCTGAAGGCGAAGTGCGCATCAATATCGAAGGCGACTTGGTGTCCAAGCCGTACATCGATATCACGCTGCATATCATGAAGCAGTTTGGCGTTAATGTAATCAACAATGATTATCAGGAATTTGTTATTCCTGCCGGCCAGCATTACGTTGCACCTGGGGATTTTCTAGTGGAAGGTGACGCCTCTTCAGCTTCTTACTTTTTGGCTGCTGCTGCGATTAAAGGTGGCGAAGTGAAAGTAACCGGTATTGGCAAAAACAGTATTCAGGGTGACATTCAATTTGCAGATGCGCTTGAAAAAATGGGCGCTGAAATTGAATGGGGTGATGACTATGTGATTGCTCGTGCGGGTAAACTGAAAGGTATTGATATGGATTACAACCATATCCCTGACGCGGCGATGACGATTGCAACCACGGCTCTATTTGCCGAAGGTACGACGGCCATTCGTAATGTATATAACTGGCGCGTAAAAGAAACTGATCGTTTGGCTGCGATGGCGACTGAACTTCGTAAAGTGGGGGCAGAAGTGGAAGAGGGTGAGGATTACATCATCGTTAAGCCTGTTCCTCAACTCAAACATGCCGCGATTGACACTTATGATGATCACCGCATGGCGATGTGTTTTTCATTGGTTGCGTTGAGTGATACTCCGGTAACGATTAACGATCCGAAGTGTACATCGAAGACGTTCCCTGACTACTTTGACAAGCTTAAGTCACTGAGTTGTTAG
- a CDS encoding YciN family protein: MSDRKFIEEFDLLLIANQIIQEHDDYIEGMRTTSVEEKDDVLVFKGEYFLDEKGLPTANTTAVFNMFKYLAHHLSKEFTLTK, encoded by the coding sequence ATGTCTGATAGAAAGTTTATTGAAGAATTTGACCTTCTTTTGATCGCTAACCAAATCATCCAAGAGCACGATGATTATATTGAGGGTATGCGCACAACAAGCGTGGAAGAAAAAGACGACGTTCTAGTATTTAAAGGTGAATATTTTCTTGATGAGAAAGGATTACCAACGGCGAACACGACGGCTGTTTTCAATATGTTTAAGTATCTGGCTCATCATCTTTCAAAAGAGTTTACCCTCACTAAATAG
- a CDS encoding glycine zipper 2TM domain-containing protein — protein sequence MTQIRNRATVWCWIILFLPFFANAAYERNVAKPVNEVVYGKVDSVRYITQQEVVKSKSNGWKTLLGATVGGLVGNQFGGGTGKEVATAVGALTGAAVAQNQSTEQYTVESQLVELLIKVDGDKLINVIQDVDKNMLFGRGDEVRILYFDDGVRVDMVY from the coding sequence ATGACGCAAATACGAAACCGAGCGACCGTGTGGTGTTGGATCATACTGTTTTTACCATTTTTCGCCAATGCAGCATACGAGAGAAATGTAGCCAAGCCCGTCAATGAAGTTGTCTATGGAAAAGTTGATTCTGTTCGTTATATCACGCAGCAAGAGGTGGTTAAATCAAAAAGTAATGGCTGGAAAACGTTATTAGGTGCAACAGTCGGTGGGTTGGTCGGAAACCAGTTTGGTGGCGGAACAGGTAAAGAAGTGGCGACTGCTGTTGGTGCGCTTACTGGCGCAGCTGTCGCACAAAATCAAAGCACCGAGCAATACACGGTTGAATCGCAGTTGGTTGAACTTTTGATAAAGGTTGATGGCGATAAACTTATCAATGTTATCCAAGATGTCGATAAAAATATGTTATTTGGCCGCGGCGATGAAGTTCGTATCTTGTATTTTGATGACGGTGTGCGGGTAGATATGGTCTATTAG